A portion of the Corticium candelabrum chromosome 5, ooCorCand1.1, whole genome shotgun sequence genome contains these proteins:
- the LOC134179723 gene encoding integrin beta-1-like, translating into MTRRLTISWLSTLMCFFSSHGAEDPCVAMLTCDTCISASPLCSWCQAEDFSGKARCRLTSSLSQISSSCLDVTVAASSVIITKNQPLSDEFQVSPQEVTVQLRPGFPVEIEVSVMSPQNYPVDLYLLVDISFTMLDDLRNIETLATSIIDGLKSRSENLRFGFGSFIDKPILPYTKGKNLEVGHIKCKDKVNCPAPLPYSFVNNLPLTDDPTELVETLKYINISGNFDDLEGGFDALLQAIVCKNEIGWRDKAHHLLVLVTDSISQHTAGDGKLAGIVKPHDGNCHLSGSGHGGIYTESLNLDYPSVGLLREKIQENDILVIYTTLKEYIKNHEMMSNAMPGVVIETLEKNSSNIVQLIHQTYDQIVSTIVPTLPHVEGLTVQVASHCNGNGVEKNGMECHNVPLGREVKFSIRLTATDCSLIDKLPSSFVKLQFVGFGTVYINVTSACRCACSDYPSPNASDCHSGMLVCGQCQCPPGRFGEYCNCTEFDRIDVSDCRLIDGDTLCSGHGTCVCQTCLCDEGYEGKFCQCNKAACQQDEFGKICGGFSQGECICSDVSKCNCKEGFTGESCSCIISEKECKNNQHDSRVCSGRGECKCGICTCNEGYRGEFCGLCESKACVRDECKQAEQCALCLAFGTDDIEDGTNCSFHCPQSDTLRIISSSLELHKNDTPLTYCSSSLDDCEYHYSVWVVGSGVQVAIESVCPRPKKSTSGLDSTFWVLIGIAGGVVAAAVLIIILWKIVTTCKDAAEYREFKRENETAKFTQTDNPLYKGPTTQVQNPTYERGSAAY; encoded by the exons ATGACAAGAAGACTGACAATTTCATGGCTAAGCACATTGATGTGCTTCTTTTCAAGTCACGGTGCAG AAGATCCTTGTGTGGCAATGTTAACATGTGACACATGCATCAGTGCATCCCCACTTTGCAGCTGGTGCCAGGCAGAG GACTTTAGTGGGAAAGCAAGATGTCGTTTGACTTCTTCATTGTCGCAAATATCCTCATCATGTTTAGACGTTACTGTGGCAGCTAGCTCAGTGATCATAACAAAG AACCAACCATTGTCAGATGAGTTTCAGGTGTCACCACAGGAAGTAACAGTTCAACTACGACCag GTTTTCCTGTGGAAATAGAAGTGTCTGTAATGTCGCCTCAGAACTATCCTGTTGACTTATACTTGTTGGTGGACATTTCGTTTACAATGCTCGATGACTTGAGAAACATTGAAACACTTGCAACTTCGATAA TTGATGGTTTGAAAAGTCGATCAGAAAATCTTCGTTTTGGCTTTGGCAGCTTCATTGACAAGCCTATTCTTCCTTACACTAAAGGAAAAAA TTTGGAGGTAGGTCATATAAAGTGCAAAGATAAGGTGAATTGTCCAGCACCTCTTCCATACTCTTTTGTCAACAACTTGCCTTTAACTGATGATCCAACAGAACTTGTG GAAACGTTAAAGTACATCAACATTTCaggcaattttgatgatttagaGGGTGGTTTTGATGCACTGCTGCAAGCTATTGTTTGCAAAAAC GAGATTGGCTGGAGAGATAAAGCTCATCACTTACTTGTGTTAGTGACTGACAGCATTTCTCAACATACTGCTGGAGATGGAAAG TTAGCTGGAATAGTAAAACCACATGATGGAAATTGTCATCTTAGTGGATCAGGACATGGTGGCATATACACAGAATCATTAAATTTG GACTATCCATCTGTAGGATTGTTACGTGAAAAGATACAAGAAAATGATATACTGGTTATTTACACCACATTAAAAGAATACATTAAAAATCATGAG atGATGTCGAATGCAATGCCTGGAGTAGTCATTGAGACGTTAGAGAAAAATTCATCTAATATAGTACAACTCATTCACCAAACTTACGAT CAAATTGTTTCTACTATTGTGCCTACATTGCCTCATGTGGAAGGATTGACTGTGCAAGTTGCATCTCATTGCAATGG AAATGGAGTGGAGAAGAATGGCATGGAGTGTCACAACGTCCCATTAGGAAGAGAG GTCAAATTCTCCATTCGTCTTACAGCCACAGACTGCAGTCTAATTGATAAACTGCCAAG TTCATTTGTGAAACTTCAATTTGTTGGATTCGGAACTGTGTACATCAACGTGACTTCTGCATGTCGTTGTGCATGTTCTGACTATCCA TCTCCAAATGCAAGTGACTGCCATTCTGGAATGTTGGTTTGTGGTCAGTGTCAGTGTCCACCCGGAAG ATTTGGTGAATACTGCAACTGCACAGAGTTTGACAGGATAGATGTCTCCGACTGCAG GTTGATAGATGGTGACACTCTCTGCTCCGGGCATGGCACTTGTGTTTGTCAAACATGCTTGTGTGACGAG GGTTATGAAGGCAAATTTTGTCAGTGCAACAAAGCTGCGTGTCAACAAGATGAGTTTGGCAAAATATGTGGTG GATTTAGTCAAGGAGAATGTATATGCAGCGACGTATCAAAGTGCAACTGTAAAGAAGGTTTTACTGGCGAAAGCTGCAGTTGCATTATTTCAGAAAAAGAATGCAAGAATAACCAACat GATTCTAGAGTTTGCAGTGGTCGTGGAGAATGCAAGTGTGGAATCTGCACGTGTAATGAGGGTTACCGTGGTGAATTCTGTGGGCTATGTGAAAGTAAA GCTTGTGTTAGAGATGAGTGTAAGCAAGCAGAGCAGTGTGCTTTGTGTTTGGCATTTGGTACAGATGACATTGAGGACGGCACTAACTGCAGTTTCCACTGTCCTCAAAGTGACACTCTTAGAATTATTTCTTCATCTCTCGAACTTCATAAAA ATGACACTCCACTGACTTACTGCTCAAGTAGTCTCGATGATTGTGAATACCACTATTCAGTATGGGTTGTCGGCAGTGGTGTTCAAGTAGCTATTGAGTCAG TTTGTCCCCGACCAAAAAAGTCAACGAGTGGCTTGGACTCAACTTTTTGGGTTCTAATTGGTATTGCTGgtggtgttgttgctgcgGCTGTTTTGATTATCATTTTGTGGAAAATAGTTACAACATGCAAG GATGCAGCTGAATACCGGGAGTTCAAAAGAGAAAATGAAACTGCAAAGTTCACTCAG ACTGATAATCCATTGTACAAGGGGCCGACAACCCAAGTACAGAACCCAACCTATGAACGTGGTTCTGCTGCTTACTAG
- the LOC134179724 gene encoding leucine-rich repeat-containing protein 71-like isoform X2: MTKKDSRTQKAVDKGERTSSDSETNDGLTGYFVTDFPVLCEREGIYPISVVPRSLAPPPDEEQEQSVGVVYQPNRQFFLAKILADIEEDCGKDVVKAIHLRGWLLEERILNALSLALPSCSQLTTIKLWNVGLTEQTFSTFTSLVIQFHIKHVALSGNPIDGENYSALLSEESSVEKLSLHGNGLSDRGAELLGEALSPYKHSLLLLDLSHNRISSDGTKHLARALRMNRSLLSLSLANNKVDDEGAVALSEVVSRFPLNRHEIVARRMFNSDKRQAEDSSAQTMSNIGASISTEKRQGLKPTASHDKMPREKREKTPGLKKRESKRDERGKKDDKDGKLKKALGSAELKKGKGGKVAKKGTDVSSEEVKMDVLEHVYPITENVEEIGGKKYILGNRALTNINLSYNAISEEGISALLKAVQFQSTLSLLPGAGLMRLSVQHNNVSPHHEDAMTLQELMLTKDPFYKPPDSESVSTTQDDHL; this comes from the exons ATGACAAAAAAGGACTCTCGAACTCAGAAGGCAGTTGATAAAGGTGAAAGAACGTCATCTGATTCAGAAACTAATGACG GTTTAACGGGATATTTCGTTACGGACTTTCCTGTTTTATGCGAAAGAGAAGGAATATACCCGATTTCCGTGGTTCCACGGTCTCTAGCACCGCCACCAGACGAGGAACAAGAACAAAGCGTGGGCGTGGTTTATCAACCCAACAGACAATTTTTCCTCGCAAAAATACTCGCAGATATCGAAGAAGACTGCGGGAAAGACGTCGTAAAAGCTATACATTTACGTGGATGGTTGTTAGAAGAACGTATTCTGAACGCTTTGAGTTTGGCACTTCCGTCTTGTTCACAACTCACAACAATCAA GCTGTGGAACGTGGGCTTAACAGAACAGACTTTTTCAACGTTTACCTCTTTAGTCATACAGTTTCATATTAA GCATGTGGCTCTTAGTGGAAATCCGATTGACGGAGAGAACTACTCAGCATTGTTGTCAGAGGAGTCAAG TGTAGAGAAACTCAGTCTGCATGGCAATGGTTTGAGTGATCGTGGGGCTGAGCTGCTTGGAGAGGCTTTGTCTCCTTACAAACATTCTCTTCTTCTCCTCGACTTGTCACACAATAGAATAAGCAGTGATGGGACTAAGCATTTGGCTCGAGCTTTACGAATGAATCGGagtttgctttctttgtcaCTTGCTAACAATAAAGTGGATGATGAGGGAGCTGTGGCACTTTCTGAG GTTGTGTCTCGGTTTCCATTGAATCGGCATGAAATTGTTGCAAGAAGAATGTTTAACTCGGATAAACGGCAGGCAGAG GATTCATCAGCACAAACCATGAG TAACATTGGGGCAAGTATTTCAACAGAGAAGCGACAGGGTCTGAAACCTACAGC GAGCCACGACAAGATGCCAAGAGAGAAAAGAGAGAAAACACCAGGACTGAAGAAGAGG GAATCAAAACGAGATGAGAGAGGAAAGAAAGACGACAAAGATGGAAAGTTAAAGAAAG CATTGGGGAGTGCAGAATTAAAAAAAGGGAAAGGTGGAAAAGTAGCAAAGAAAGGCACAGATGTGTCATCAGAGGAAGTGAAA ATGGACGTGTTGGAGCATGTCTACCCTATCACAGAGAATGTGGAAGAGATCGGAGGAAAGAAATATATCTTAGGAAATAGAGCACTCACAAATATCAATCTTTCAT ATAATGCTATTAGCGAAGAAGGTATTTCTGCTCTGTTGAAAGCTGTTCAGTTTCAGTCTACATTGTCTTTGCTGCCCGGCGCTGGTCTAATGAGGCTTTCAGTTCAG CACAATAATGTTTCACCTCACCATGAAGACGCGATGACATTGCAGGAGTTAATGCTCACAAAGGATCCATTTTACAAGCCTCCTGACTCGGAATCAGTCTCAACTACCCAG GATGATCACTTATAA
- the LOC134179724 gene encoding leucine-rich repeat-containing protein 71-like isoform X3, translated as MTKKDSRTQKAVDKGERTSSDSETNDGLTGYFVTDFPVLCEREGIYPISVVPRSLAPPPDEEQEQSVGVVYQPNRQFFLAKILADIEEDCGKDVVKAIHLRGWLLEERILNALSLALPSCSQLTTIKLWNVGLTEQTFSTFTSLVIQFHIKHVALSGNPIDGENYSALLSEESSVEKLSLHGNGLSDRGAELLGEALSPYKHSLLLLDLSHNRISSDGTKHLARALRMNRSLLSLSLANNKVDDEGAVALSEVVSRFPLNRHEIVARRMFNSDKRQAEDSSAQTMRSHDKMPREKREKTPGLKKRESKRDERGKKDDKDGKLKKALGSAELKKGKGGKVAKKGTDVSSEEVKMDVLEHVYPITENVEEIGGKKYILGNRALTNINLSYNAISEEGISALLKAVQFQSTLSLLPGAGLMRLSVQHNNVSPHHEDAMTLQELMLTKDPFYKPPDSESVSTTQVDDHL; from the exons ATGACAAAAAAGGACTCTCGAACTCAGAAGGCAGTTGATAAAGGTGAAAGAACGTCATCTGATTCAGAAACTAATGACG GTTTAACGGGATATTTCGTTACGGACTTTCCTGTTTTATGCGAAAGAGAAGGAATATACCCGATTTCCGTGGTTCCACGGTCTCTAGCACCGCCACCAGACGAGGAACAAGAACAAAGCGTGGGCGTGGTTTATCAACCCAACAGACAATTTTTCCTCGCAAAAATACTCGCAGATATCGAAGAAGACTGCGGGAAAGACGTCGTAAAAGCTATACATTTACGTGGATGGTTGTTAGAAGAACGTATTCTGAACGCTTTGAGTTTGGCACTTCCGTCTTGTTCACAACTCACAACAATCAA GCTGTGGAACGTGGGCTTAACAGAACAGACTTTTTCAACGTTTACCTCTTTAGTCATACAGTTTCATATTAA GCATGTGGCTCTTAGTGGAAATCCGATTGACGGAGAGAACTACTCAGCATTGTTGTCAGAGGAGTCAAG TGTAGAGAAACTCAGTCTGCATGGCAATGGTTTGAGTGATCGTGGGGCTGAGCTGCTTGGAGAGGCTTTGTCTCCTTACAAACATTCTCTTCTTCTCCTCGACTTGTCACACAATAGAATAAGCAGTGATGGGACTAAGCATTTGGCTCGAGCTTTACGAATGAATCGGagtttgctttctttgtcaCTTGCTAACAATAAAGTGGATGATGAGGGAGCTGTGGCACTTTCTGAG GTTGTGTCTCGGTTTCCATTGAATCGGCATGAAATTGTTGCAAGAAGAATGTTTAACTCGGATAAACGGCAGGCAGAG GATTCATCAGCACAAACCATGAG GAGCCACGACAAGATGCCAAGAGAGAAAAGAGAGAAAACACCAGGACTGAAGAAGAGG GAATCAAAACGAGATGAGAGAGGAAAGAAAGACGACAAAGATGGAAAGTTAAAGAAAG CATTGGGGAGTGCAGAATTAAAAAAAGGGAAAGGTGGAAAAGTAGCAAAGAAAGGCACAGATGTGTCATCAGAGGAAGTGAAA ATGGACGTGTTGGAGCATGTCTACCCTATCACAGAGAATGTGGAAGAGATCGGAGGAAAGAAATATATCTTAGGAAATAGAGCACTCACAAATATCAATCTTTCAT ATAATGCTATTAGCGAAGAAGGTATTTCTGCTCTGTTGAAAGCTGTTCAGTTTCAGTCTACATTGTCTTTGCTGCCCGGCGCTGGTCTAATGAGGCTTTCAGTTCAG CACAATAATGTTTCACCTCACCATGAAGACGCGATGACATTGCAGGAGTTAATGCTCACAAAGGATCCATTTTACAAGCCTCCTGACTCGGAATCAGTCTCAACTACCCAGGTT GATGATCACTTATAA
- the LOC134179724 gene encoding leucine-rich repeat-containing protein 71-like isoform X1, which produces MTKKDSRTQKAVDKGERTSSDSETNDGLTGYFVTDFPVLCEREGIYPISVVPRSLAPPPDEEQEQSVGVVYQPNRQFFLAKILADIEEDCGKDVVKAIHLRGWLLEERILNALSLALPSCSQLTTIKLWNVGLTEQTFSTFTSLVIQFHIKHVALSGNPIDGENYSALLSEESSVEKLSLHGNGLSDRGAELLGEALSPYKHSLLLLDLSHNRISSDGTKHLARALRMNRSLLSLSLANNKVDDEGAVALSEVVSRFPLNRHEIVARRMFNSDKRQAEDSSAQTMSNIGASISTEKRQGLKPTASHDKMPREKREKTPGLKKRESKRDERGKKDDKDGKLKKALGSAELKKGKGGKVAKKGTDVSSEEVKMDVLEHVYPITENVEEIGGKKYILGNRALTNINLSYNAISEEGISALLKAVQFQSTLSLLPGAGLMRLSVQHNNVSPHHEDAMTLQELMLTKDPFYKPPDSESVSTTQVDDHL; this is translated from the exons ATGACAAAAAAGGACTCTCGAACTCAGAAGGCAGTTGATAAAGGTGAAAGAACGTCATCTGATTCAGAAACTAATGACG GTTTAACGGGATATTTCGTTACGGACTTTCCTGTTTTATGCGAAAGAGAAGGAATATACCCGATTTCCGTGGTTCCACGGTCTCTAGCACCGCCACCAGACGAGGAACAAGAACAAAGCGTGGGCGTGGTTTATCAACCCAACAGACAATTTTTCCTCGCAAAAATACTCGCAGATATCGAAGAAGACTGCGGGAAAGACGTCGTAAAAGCTATACATTTACGTGGATGGTTGTTAGAAGAACGTATTCTGAACGCTTTGAGTTTGGCACTTCCGTCTTGTTCACAACTCACAACAATCAA GCTGTGGAACGTGGGCTTAACAGAACAGACTTTTTCAACGTTTACCTCTTTAGTCATACAGTTTCATATTAA GCATGTGGCTCTTAGTGGAAATCCGATTGACGGAGAGAACTACTCAGCATTGTTGTCAGAGGAGTCAAG TGTAGAGAAACTCAGTCTGCATGGCAATGGTTTGAGTGATCGTGGGGCTGAGCTGCTTGGAGAGGCTTTGTCTCCTTACAAACATTCTCTTCTTCTCCTCGACTTGTCACACAATAGAATAAGCAGTGATGGGACTAAGCATTTGGCTCGAGCTTTACGAATGAATCGGagtttgctttctttgtcaCTTGCTAACAATAAAGTGGATGATGAGGGAGCTGTGGCACTTTCTGAG GTTGTGTCTCGGTTTCCATTGAATCGGCATGAAATTGTTGCAAGAAGAATGTTTAACTCGGATAAACGGCAGGCAGAG GATTCATCAGCACAAACCATGAG TAACATTGGGGCAAGTATTTCAACAGAGAAGCGACAGGGTCTGAAACCTACAGC GAGCCACGACAAGATGCCAAGAGAGAAAAGAGAGAAAACACCAGGACTGAAGAAGAGG GAATCAAAACGAGATGAGAGAGGAAAGAAAGACGACAAAGATGGAAAGTTAAAGAAAG CATTGGGGAGTGCAGAATTAAAAAAAGGGAAAGGTGGAAAAGTAGCAAAGAAAGGCACAGATGTGTCATCAGAGGAAGTGAAA ATGGACGTGTTGGAGCATGTCTACCCTATCACAGAGAATGTGGAAGAGATCGGAGGAAAGAAATATATCTTAGGAAATAGAGCACTCACAAATATCAATCTTTCAT ATAATGCTATTAGCGAAGAAGGTATTTCTGCTCTGTTGAAAGCTGTTCAGTTTCAGTCTACATTGTCTTTGCTGCCCGGCGCTGGTCTAATGAGGCTTTCAGTTCAG CACAATAATGTTTCACCTCACCATGAAGACGCGATGACATTGCAGGAGTTAATGCTCACAAAGGATCCATTTTACAAGCCTCCTGACTCGGAATCAGTCTCAACTACCCAGGTT GATGATCACTTATAA